The window GACCCACAGCAAACATCCCGACTGCTGAAAATGTGTTGAGTGGCACATCCTCATATGAGAAGTAGCATATGATGTAACCCAGACCGAGAAAAAGGCCTTTTGTCAGCTATAAAAGTCTTAAGATTTGTCACTATCTTACGTGCAGACGTGGGAGATCTGATCAGGCTGAGAACACGTTAAAATTGCTCAGGCTGCTGCAATTTCACCAATATGCAAGTCCCATGACCGCGCTCCCATGAGGAATCTGAAATATCAAGTGCACTGGAAAAAAGGgattgtcagaaaaaaacagaaaatataaatactaCAAAAGCAACGTTACTGAGTGGGAACTGGACTGATCTGATACCAACTTGTCGGATCACACAGTGGTTTCTATAGTCTCAATCACTTCCATTTCACACTGTGAGGGTGACAAGAGCGGGCACTCATCTGGTTCCCAGCTGCTATCTGGGCTGTAGTCTTCTTCTGAACTTAGCTCGGCCACCCCCTCCGTGTCCTCATCGCATGACTCCATGTAGTGAACCCCCACCGCATTGATCCCGGAGTCCTCAGAGCTGGAAGGGGACGAGCAGTGATCTGTTTTTGGTGTATTGCTCTCTTTTGTGATTAAGGCATTGCGAACAGAGACTTCCTCAGGCTTTGTCTTGTGGGGCATGGGGGGAGGCTGCCTCTGCACATAGCACATCTTCCCGTTGATGCATTTCACGCGGTAATTGTCAATGAAGAGGTCTGCGATTGTGCAGAACTGCGGGGAGTCAGGGGGCAGCGGAGGCTGGAAGACGGGCGCGAACTTCAGGAAGTGTTCGGTGAGCGAAACAGAGATCTGGATTGTGTTTGTAGACTCCCGAGGGCAAACAGGTATTTCAGTGCTGGGAAGCTGCTCTACGGGCGTCATGGGCTGGTAGACATATTTACCTGTggggaagacagaaaaacagcatctaAGGACTTAGCTTTAAGTTAGAAAGAAACTGATAAGATGATGCTCGCCTCCGGCAGCCAGTAATAGCCAACAGTTCCTTCagtcagcagctgctctgttttcagtggcCTCAAGGTGTTGGTTAGCTCTCTCTCCTGGTACAGGCTCTCTGATGCTTAACACTGCAGGTAACCATGACTTCTCTCAGCCCAGTCTTGCTTCTCTTCCTGTCCTTGCTTCTAAGACATCTGTGGGACATCTAGAGCAAGAAAATTGATGCCAGGGGAGCAACTGCATGGCTGAGAAGTGGGACAGACAGCAGTTTTGATGTGTCCCTTTCtaggggaaagaaaactgaagacaCTCAgtagcctttctttttctcacgCCAAACACAGAGCGATTCTACCACACCTCTTTGGCACAATGAACTACATTTCTATTATTCTGCTTAACGGCAAGTCTCCCTGAGTGCATttccatgttctttttttctgagggctaaactgcatttttctgtattataaaacagaattaaCACGACTGCAACTGGaattttaagacagaaaataagGGAATTCCCGTGCCACAGAAATGCCTTTGACATTTTGATTATCTAgttaagtaataaaaaaaataggattatGTTGTCTATACGGAGCTGAACCAAGTGTGAACTGAAGAGCACAGCTGAAAATCTCtactaaaagaaataaacaggagagcAGAAAATCAGTACTTTGTTAGGAAAAACTGAGAAACCTGAGGCTATGCCAAAGActggaaaatgctgtgttttatttgcatGAAGCCCCTGAAAAATTCATGTCTCCCCAGGGGGTTCATGCACTATGAAAGCACAAATTTCCAGAAGACTTGCGAGTAGTGGGACTCAGAAGTGTTTTGATGCAGGAGTTACGATACTGCAAATACCGCTTTGCAAAGGCAGAAAAGGCATCAAAGTGATGAAGGACTATTTTGATGCTTGAAGCTCTCCAGGTAAGGAGCAGAAAGGCACCACAGTAATGGatctggctgtgctgtgctgaggagctgcagctttctgccaCACATTTTTCTGGTCCCGGCTCAGCAGCAGGTGCAGTCTTTCTCCCTCAAATTGCCCATTCCTCCTGAAAATCAGAGCAATGACTGCTTCTCCTCAGGGCACTGAGCATGGCCCAGATCAGCAACAGGAGGAAGGGCTCACTGCCCCTCTCCTCAGCGTGGGCATCCTTCCCACAGAAACAACTCTGACTGCAATAAATTCTCAGCCAGCGTGGCACTGGCCATGG of the Numida meleagris isolate 19003 breed g44 Domestic line chromosome 4, NumMel1.0, whole genome shotgun sequence genome contains:
- the C4H3orf70 gene encoding UPF0524 protein C3orf70 homolog; its protein translation is MSGAAAAKSEKLDEAQALARSCAGRPDFQPCDGLSLCATHSHGRCFRLHWCCHLGWCHCKYVYQPMTPVEQLPSTEIPVCPRESTNTIQISVSLTEHFLKFAPVFQPPLPPDSPQFCTIADLFIDNYRVKCINGKMCYVQRQPPPMPHKTKPEEVSVRNALITKESNTPKTDHCSSPSSSEDSGINAVGVHYMESCDEDTEGVAELSSEEDYSPDSSWEPDECPLLSPSQCEMEVIETIETTV